One uncultured Methanobrevibacter sp. genomic window, TTTTATTTTTTTAACTTTTCATTTTTCTTCATAACAATTATTTTTTAAATTTTTTGTTCATTAATTATACTGTTTTTTATCTATTTTTCTATTTATTTAATTATAATTATTTATTATTCAATTTTTTTAAATCTTTATTTGTTTTTATTCAATATTTTAAGTCTTATTGTTTATTTTTTAATTTAATAAGTTTTTAATAGTAATATATTTAAATAAAAAAATATAAATTAATATATAGATTTTTAAATAATGTAAATCATTTATTTTATTTTTTTATTATATGATTATAGGGATAATATGGCTTTGGTATTAATTAGAGGAGAAAACAATTCAAAAATTCTTAATGCAATTGCAGATGTTGAAAGACATGCGAATTTAAATTTAACTACAAAACCTAAAAAGATTGATGCAAAATATGCAGATAAAATTGTTGAAAACATTTTAAAGGCTCCATTAAGAACCAAATCAAAAGTTGCTACTGCATTTCGAATAAAGGAAGACACTGCAACTGCAATTGTTCAAATCAAAAAGATCCATCCCCCTGCTCATATTGTTGTAATCAGCAATGATTATGAAGATTATAAAGATTTAAATAGATCATTAAATGATGCAAAAGTATTCAGAGGATATTACTCTGGCAAAAAGCAATCAACCCAAATGAAGGATTATAAAGCTAATAAGAGTGAATAAATTAGTATAATCCCTTTACTTTTTTTAATTTTTCTACTTTTTATGGCTATTTCTATTTTAATATTCTCTACTATTTTATGGCTATTTCTATTTTAATTTATTTTCTAATCCCAATTTCAATGTCTATTTTTCACTTATCTTATCTAGTTTTCAGTTAACTTGGTAAATGCCTTATTAGAATTATTTAAAAAGTATTATATAATTCAAAAATCATATATTTAAACATGAATTGTGAAATATGTGGTAAACCTATAGAAGGCAGACCTATAAGAACAAAAATAGATGGTTCAGTTTTAGAAGTTTGCAAGGAATGTTCTAAATTTGGTAGAGTACAAAAGGACACTCCTCTTGAGAGGAAATTTGTTTCTAGAAACAAAAAGGGAAATCCTCAAAGACCTCAAGCAAACAAACAGAATGTTCAAAGAAGACGCAGAGAAGAACCTATGGATGAATTGGTTGAAGATTATAATGTATTAATCAGAAAGGCTAGAGAATCTAAAGGTTGGACTAGAGAAGAATTAGGCGCTAAGATGTATGAAAAGGTTTCAGTAATTAACAGGATTGAATCTGGCAAGATGGAACCTGACATTAAATTAGCTAAAAAGTTCGAAAAGACTTTGGGCATCACTATAATTGAAAAATATGATGAAATGGATTTGGAATCATTTAAAAGTTCTGCATCAGGTCCAAATACATTAGGAAGTATTGTAAAGATCAAAAGGAAATAATCCTTTCACAATGTATTTTACAATATTTTCAATTTCATTTTTTCATGATTATTGTTCTATTTTTTTACTATTGATTCGATAATTTTTCATGAAACTATTTTTCGAAATTATTTTTCTTACTAAAATTAAGAAAAACTTTATATATTACTATGTATAAATTATTTTATAATCTACGAATATTTAGATTTTAATAGAATTATAATATATAACAATTATTATAATCCTAAATCTATCTTAAAATGTAAAATTGTTGTAAAATTAATTTAGAATATCTTAGAGTATTCTAAAACAAATTTAAAAATTAATTGAAAATTATATTGATAATTCATAATCTTAAAGGAGGAGTATAATATGGAAGATTCTCCAAATGAAGTTCAAAATATCGCTAGTCCCACTAAAATAGATGAAGTGGATGAGCCAAAAACCGTTGAAGAACTTCAAAAAAAACTAGACTTGCTAAAAGCAGAAAATACAAAAACCAAACGTAATCTCATGTGGAAGGTTAGAAAGCTTGAAAAAGATAAGATTCTAACTGAAAATGAAAAGATACGTTTAGAAAGAGAGTTAAAATCATTAAGAGGTGAAGTTGAAAGATTCAGATCACCTCCACTTATATTGGCTACCATTACTGAAGTCATTGATGATTCAAGATTGACTGT contains:
- a CDS encoding DUF356 domain-containing protein codes for the protein MALVLIRGENNSKILNAIADVERHANLNLTTKPKKIDAKYADKIVENILKAPLRTKSKVATAFRIKEDTATAIVQIKKIHPPAHIVVISNDYEDYKDLNRSLNDAKVFRGYYSGKKQSTQMKDYKANKSE
- a CDS encoding multiprotein bridging factor aMBF1; protein product: MNCEICGKPIEGRPIRTKIDGSVLEVCKECSKFGRVQKDTPLERKFVSRNKKGNPQRPQANKQNVQRRRREEPMDELVEDYNVLIRKARESKGWTREELGAKMYEKVSVINRIESGKMEPDIKLAKKFEKTLGITIIEKYDEMDLESFKSSASGPNTLGSIVKIKRK